In Arcanobacterium canis, the sequence GTGAAGGTCTGTGGTTGTGGTGACAATGGCTCCGATTGCAGCGCTCAGACCAGCAACAATGTCATCAAGAGACATCGATGGCATCTCAGGACGTTGCTCAACCTGCTCAGGCAAGAACGGAACATGGATGAAGCCTGCCCGCACGGGATGTTCTTGGGCTGAATATTCTTCGGCAAGGAAGAGGGAACCGTACATGAGATGGTTGCACACAAATGTTCCGGCGGTATTGGAAACCATGCCAGGAAGTCCGACAGATCGGATTGCGGCCACCATCGCTTTGATCGGCACAGTTGCGAAGTATGCTGCTGGGCCGCCGTTGACCACAGGCTGATCGATTGGAGTATTTCCAGCGTTGTCGGCGATGCGAGCGTCATCGATGTTAATTGCCACGCGTTCAACCGTGATTCCCTGTCGTCCACCCGCCTGGCCGACGTTGACGATTGCGTCGGGGTGGTGGAGCTCGACGAGGTTGCGAACCTTTGCGATAGCGTCGCCAAACACCGTCGGTACCTGCGCAGTGACGATCTGTGCGCCCTGAAGAGTTGAA encodes:
- the pcp gene encoding pyroglutamyl-peptidase I, with the translated sequence MKILVTGFDPFDGEAVNPAWEAVRRLPSTLQGAQIVTAQVPTVFGDAIAKVRNLVELHHPDAIVNVGQAGGRQGITVERVAINIDDARIADNAGNTPIDQPVVNGGPAAYFATVPIKAMVAAIRSVGLPGMVSNTAGTFVCNHLMYGSLFLAEEYSAQEHPVRAGFIHVPFLPEQVEQRPEMPSMSLDDIVAGLSAAIGAIVTTTTDLHAAEGTEF